In Fluviicola taffensis DSM 16823, the following are encoded in one genomic region:
- the rluF gene encoding 23S rRNA pseudouridine(2604) synthase RluF codes for MHESIRLNKFISDSGYCSRREADKYIEQGSVFINGVRAKIGTQVTRRDKVVVNGHTLQQKSQEEEIYIALNKPPGVTSTTEKGVVDNIVDYVGHPQRIFPIGRLDKDSQGLIFLTSNGDIVNKILRAGNEHQKEYLVTVDKPITPDFIAKMATGVPILGVVTKKCIVEQISSNVFKIVLIQGLNRQIRRMCEYFQYNVTKLERTRIMNIELKGIPLGEWRELTESEMRILNDMLKDSKSETDRVSQKASAVGQKPKSKPTPPKKKPIVAAKKTGTQKPRSFGSKPGTGGKSASSRGKKSTSRGRR; via the coding sequence ATGCACGAATCAATCCGGTTAAATAAATTCATCAGCGATAGTGGCTACTGTTCGCGCAGAGAAGCCGATAAGTATATTGAACAAGGATCTGTATTCATTAACGGTGTTCGTGCAAAAATAGGTACACAAGTTACTAGAAGAGACAAAGTGGTTGTAAATGGCCACACGCTTCAACAAAAAAGTCAAGAAGAAGAAATATACATTGCACTTAACAAACCTCCTGGCGTTACAAGTACAACGGAAAAAGGAGTCGTCGATAACATTGTAGATTATGTAGGTCATCCACAACGAATCTTCCCAATCGGTCGTTTAGACAAGGATTCTCAAGGATTGATTTTTCTCACCAGTAACGGAGACATTGTCAATAAAATTTTGCGCGCTGGAAACGAACACCAAAAAGAGTATCTCGTAACAGTAGACAAACCAATTACCCCTGATTTTATTGCGAAAATGGCAACTGGAGTTCCTATTTTGGGAGTGGTTACTAAAAAATGTATCGTTGAGCAAATTTCCTCAAATGTCTTCAAAATAGTCCTCATTCAAGGATTAAACCGCCAAATTCGTAGAATGTGTGAGTATTTCCAGTACAATGTGACCAAACTGGAGCGAACACGCATCATGAACATTGAGCTAAAAGGCATTCCTTTGGGCGAGTGGCGTGAATTGACAGAATCAGAAATGCGCATCCTGAACGACATGCTGAAGGATTCCAAAAGTGAGACTGACCGCGTGTCGCAAAAAGCTTCAGCGGTGGGACAAAAGCCGAAAAGTAAACCCACTCCACCGAAGAAAAAACCAATTGTTGCAGCTAAAAAAACAGGAACTCAAAAACCCCGCTCCTTTGGAAGTAAACCAGGAACTGGCGGTAAATCAGCCAGTTCTAGAGGGAAAAAGTCAACTTCTCGCGGTAGGAGGTGA
- a CDS encoding glycoside hydrolase family 3 N-terminal domain-containing protein, whose product MIKVEMKHWITICACSALLLQACGQNTEGAKTEPQKEERKIPELPAIKHTFKLTDYLTDNSDLEKDVDALFQTLDDTAIVAQLIMPAVGRLGNTQTSINSLIGRRVIGGVLMLNGTKTEFTSWITEFNKLNVANGNPGFLYSADAEPSLFNRKIGGSSIVKKANEIMSLAEVNQCADTIAATLKAIGINYNFAPVVDLAKNGTVGYRGFAKVEANNVPWSNAFIARMQEQGIIATAKHFPGHGLVSGDTHKSLQAIDGELKEVKTYPGLIEKGVLSIMIGHLAVVNNPKYNTNGLPATCSKVIITDLLRKELGFKGLVVTDAMNMGGVTAVKGNSVKAIEAGVDILLMPLDCMKSHGEILAKYRSDAAFKSIVDAAAKRVLRMKLCAGAIK is encoded by the coding sequence ATGATAAAAGTAGAAATGAAACATTGGATTACAATTTGCGCTTGTTCGGCTTTATTGCTTCAAGCTTGCGGTCAAAATACAGAAGGAGCGAAAACCGAACCTCAAAAAGAAGAACGTAAAATTCCTGAATTACCAGCAATTAAGCATACTTTCAAGTTGACAGATTATTTAACTGATAATTCTGATTTAGAGAAAGATGTCGATGCATTATTCCAAACTTTGGATGATACGGCAATTGTAGCCCAATTGATTATGCCTGCAGTGGGAAGATTGGGAAATACCCAAACATCTATCAATTCGTTGATTGGAAGACGTGTAATTGGTGGTGTTTTGATGTTAAATGGTACAAAAACAGAATTTACTTCTTGGATTACAGAATTCAATAAATTGAATGTCGCTAATGGAAATCCAGGATTTTTATACAGCGCTGATGCTGAGCCGAGTTTGTTTAATCGCAAAATTGGAGGTTCTTCAATCGTTAAAAAAGCAAACGAAATTATGTCTCTTGCAGAAGTAAATCAATGTGCTGATACCATTGCTGCTACTTTGAAAGCTATTGGAATCAATTACAACTTCGCACCTGTTGTTGATTTAGCTAAAAACGGAACTGTCGGCTACCGCGGTTTCGCGAAAGTGGAAGCAAATAATGTTCCTTGGTCGAATGCTTTCATCGCTCGTATGCAAGAGCAAGGAATTATTGCTACAGCAAAACATTTCCCAGGTCATGGTTTGGTTTCTGGTGATACACACAAATCTCTTCAAGCAATTGATGGGGAATTGAAAGAAGTAAAGACTTATCCAGGTTTAATTGAAAAAGGCGTTTTAAGTATTATGATTGGACATTTGGCTGTTGTCAATAATCCAAAATACAACACAAATGGACTTCCAGCTACTTGCTCGAAAGTGATTATTACTGATTTATTACGCAAAGAACTTGGCTTCAAAGGATTAGTTGTTACAGATGCAATGAATATGGGCGGAGTTACTGCCGTAAAAGGAAACAGCGTGAAAGCTATTGAAGCTGGAGTTGATATTTTGTTAATGCCTTTGGATTGTATGAAATCGCATGGAGAAATTTTAGCAAAATACCGTTCAGATGCTGCGTTTAAGTCCATTGTTGATGCTGCAGCAAAACGCGTACTTCGTATGAAATTATGTGCTGGAGCAATTAAATAA
- a CDS encoding T9SS type A sorting domain-containing protein, which yields MKISLTLSTLFLASFAFTQNYSPIAVTGFNYDVIAEATPAMSTTNTSIDGSDYVLYSQNYGTQLSTGSGLPNTGLITSGNSTYQLAPYTSDNVIFLSTGQTDSLEFTTPSSYSSLSFLGFSSEGPGTVLFVIKFTDGSAMVVNNNNLPDWFDGSNAVLSGFDRTGRTGDTPDLSTFAPYLYRINVNLSCADQAKLVQRVMIINTTSFPTIKTAIFAVSGAATVNATSILDFQDLNCFGETDGFIQLTPSGLTPITYSWNTTPVVTSQNLNNRGAGTYTCTITDATGCSKQLTQILTQPAAIGSNQTAAICAGESFTVGSFTHTTSGTYNDPLPSFSGCDSIVTTVLTVTAINSNISLSGNQFSAVTNGAQYQWLNCGNGYAIVPGATSQTFIPTVNGAYAVSITVNNCTDTSSCIVISTLGIEEDHKSSISCSPNPVKDVLQITTDEAIRSIEVMDLFGKKQALSLNENSLQMNDLANGVYLIHVITLSGDSKLLRVIKQ from the coding sequence ATGAAAATATCCTTAACTCTTTCAACTTTATTTCTAGCTTCATTTGCCTTTACTCAAAATTATTCTCCCATTGCTGTAACGGGATTTAATTATGATGTAATCGCAGAAGCAACCCCAGCGATGTCGACGACAAACACTTCAATCGACGGAAGCGATTATGTTTTATACAGTCAAAACTACGGTACACAGCTTTCAACGGGATCAGGCCTACCAAATACTGGTCTGATTACATCTGGAAATAGCACTTATCAGCTCGCTCCGTATACATCTGACAATGTTATTTTCCTATCAACTGGGCAAACAGATTCATTGGAATTCACAACACCTAGTTCTTACTCTTCTTTAAGTTTCTTAGGATTTTCATCTGAAGGGCCTGGAACTGTACTATTCGTCATCAAATTTACTGATGGCTCAGCAATGGTTGTAAACAATAATAATTTACCAGATTGGTTTGATGGTAGTAATGCTGTTTTGAGTGGTTTTGACCGAACAGGAAGAACGGGAGACACTCCAGATTTAAGTACTTTTGCACCATATCTGTATCGAATTAATGTAAATTTATCTTGTGCCGATCAAGCAAAATTGGTTCAACGAGTAATGATTATTAATACAACGTCTTTCCCAACTATTAAAACTGCAATATTTGCAGTATCTGGAGCTGCAACTGTAAATGCAACAAGTATTTTAGATTTCCAAGATTTGAATTGCTTTGGAGAAACAGACGGGTTTATTCAATTAACTCCCTCAGGATTAACACCAATTACGTATTCATGGAATACAACTCCAGTTGTAACTTCTCAAAACTTAAATAATAGAGGTGCAGGAACATATACTTGTACCATTACTGATGCAACAGGCTGCTCTAAACAATTAACTCAAATCCTTACGCAACCTGCTGCCATTGGAAGTAATCAAACTGCTGCTATTTGTGCTGGTGAAAGTTTTACAGTTGGATCGTTTACCCATACAACTTCTGGAACATACAATGACCCATTGCCTTCATTTTCGGGATGCGACAGTATTGTTACAACAGTTCTAACGGTGACAGCTATTAATAGTAATATCAGTCTATCTGGAAATCAATTTAGTGCAGTTACAAATGGCGCTCAATACCAATGGTTAAACTGTGGAAATGGGTATGCGATTGTACCTGGAGCAACTTCTCAAACATTCATTCCAACTGTGAATGGAGCTTATGCTGTATCCATTACTGTGAATAATTGTACTGATACCTCTTCCTGTATCGTGATCTCTACGTTGGGTATTGAAGAAGATCACAAATCAAGTATCTCTTGTTCTCCAAATCCGGTAAAAGATGTATTACAAATTACAACGGATGAAGCAATACGTTCTATTGAAGTAATGGATCTATTTGGCAAAAAACAGGCTCTTTCTTTGAATGAAAATTCACTTCAGATGAACGATTTAGCGAATGGTGTTTATTTGATTCATGTGATTACTCTTTCAGGGGATTCAAAATTATTACGCGTTATAAAACAATAA
- a CDS encoding metal-dependent hydrolase has protein sequence MDSLTQIVLGAAVGEAVAGRKIGAKGALLGAIGGTIPDLDVFLRFFYDPLDAALVHRGFSHSLLFALLAGPSLAYLSHLLSKKTYSFKMWFLLWFLSIVTHPMLDIFTNYGTQFFWPFSWRLTFNTVFVIDPLYTIPFMVLLIGALLMKRESKRRKIWNWTGIIYSSLYLLWGVIVKCCIYSNTDSYFAQANIKPTRTMVTPMPLTSFYWDIIAEDDSNYYIGYKSLFADFNPKEIEIIPKNHHLLKALKWNGESRIPQIEHITNGFYTIDKHLDSLFIYDLRFGTITTITNGESRNPLMGYGFTTKGQKAGSVFSYRSKDFSKIQFGIYMQKVFGK, from the coding sequence ATGGATTCTTTGACACAAATTGTACTTGGAGCAGCAGTTGGCGAAGCTGTTGCTGGAAGAAAAATCGGAGCAAAAGGGGCACTTTTAGGAGCAATTGGTGGAACAATTCCTGATTTAGATGTCTTTTTACGCTTCTTTTACGATCCATTAGACGCAGCTTTAGTCCACCGAGGTTTTTCACATTCATTACTCTTTGCATTACTTGCTGGCCCCTCTTTAGCTTATTTATCTCACCTGTTAAGCAAAAAAACGTACAGCTTTAAGATGTGGTTCTTATTGTGGTTTCTTTCCATCGTTACTCATCCCATGTTGGATATCTTCACAAACTACGGAACTCAATTCTTCTGGCCATTCTCTTGGCGACTTACTTTCAATACCGTATTTGTTATTGATCCTTTATACACCATTCCGTTTATGGTTTTGCTGATTGGAGCTCTTTTGATGAAACGAGAATCAAAAAGAAGGAAAATCTGGAATTGGACAGGAATCATTTACTCTTCTCTTTATTTGCTTTGGGGAGTCATTGTGAAATGTTGTATTTACAGTAATACAGACAGCTACTTTGCTCAAGCGAATATAAAACCTACGAGAACAATGGTTACTCCAATGCCTTTAACTTCTTTCTACTGGGATATTATAGCTGAAGACGATTCCAATTACTACATCGGATACAAATCTCTTTTTGCCGATTTTAATCCGAAAGAAATTGAGATTATTCCAAAAAATCATCACCTTTTAAAGGCCTTAAAATGGAATGGAGAATCTCGAATTCCGCAAATTGAACACATCACCAATGGGTTTTACACAATTGATAAGCATTTGGATAGCTTATTTATCTACGATTTGCGATTTGGAACAATCACAACCATCACTAATGGTGAAAGCAGAAATCCGCTTATGGGATATGGTTTCACAACAAAAGGTCAAAAAGCTGGTTCGGTGTTTTCTTACAGATCCAAAGATTTCAGCAAAATCCAATTTGGTATTTACATGCAGAAAGTCTTCGGAAAATAG
- the radC gene encoding RadC family protein, whose translation MIQKQLSIRNWAEDDRPREKMILKGKSVLSDAELIAILIGTGSGDKSAVDLGRELLSLSDGCLYEFGKLRLSQLCEVKGIGRSKAISILAALELGRRRKELRADKKPKIDSVQKAYEELKGYFTDLTHEEFYILYLNNSNEILQVKQLSIGGITGTFVDPKIIFKHGIDLSACGIILAHNHPSGILIPSDQDKRLTKRIQQFGMLIEMNVIDHLIITDNGYFSFADQNLL comes from the coding sequence ATGATACAAAAACAACTCTCAATTCGGAATTGGGCAGAGGATGATCGCCCAAGAGAAAAAATGATTTTAAAAGGGAAAAGTGTTCTTTCTGATGCAGAATTAATCGCTATTCTAATCGGTACAGGAAGTGGCGATAAATCAGCGGTAGATTTAGGTAGAGAACTTTTATCACTGAGTGATGGCTGTTTGTATGAATTTGGAAAATTGCGTCTTTCGCAGTTGTGTGAAGTAAAGGGAATTGGTCGGTCGAAAGCAATAAGTATTTTGGCAGCATTGGAGTTGGGAAGAAGGCGAAAGGAATTACGAGCTGATAAAAAGCCTAAAATTGACAGTGTTCAGAAAGCTTATGAAGAATTGAAAGGTTATTTTACCGATTTAACGCATGAAGAATTTTACATTCTTTATCTCAATAATTCGAACGAAATACTACAAGTAAAACAACTTTCAATTGGAGGAATAACAGGAACATTTGTAGATCCTAAAATCATTTTTAAACATGGAATCGATTTATCTGCCTGCGGAATAATTTTGGCACACAATCATCCAAGTGGAATATTGATACCAAGTGATCAAGATAAAAGATTAACCAAAAGAATCCAGCAATTTGGTATGCTCATTGAAATGAATGTCATAGACCATTTGATTATCACAGATAATGGCTACTTTAGCTTTGCAGATCAAAATTTACTTTAA
- a CDS encoding polysaccharide deacetylase family protein produces the protein MLIYVDEISIRLIYTLDFVFKEHGLEYQLTNDKKRFVVFEGIKLSYSNFDFEKIPFLAPATLLFEERPRVLKKLDKGNWNGVDCLTIDSITDPLAAVFYVLSRYEEYFVKFPDEHGRFTAKESIQSKFDWLHIQIVERWIESFFQVYAPNYLEILQSKKTFQPIPTFDIDNTFAHKWKEGWRTWLSAGKDFLKRNKERIEERKQVQSGQKKDPFDSFDDIREVYRNFPQTRIFWHVGDYAKYDTNISWNDSRHQGLIQELNELGYIGLHPSYASNTSDDKLTKEIDRIKKITSKSAHESRQHFLKLNLPKTYHRMMEQGFEKDYTMGYADDYGFRAGTAHEHAFFDLLTNQAFPDYRIVPFAYMDGTLLEYKKLSIAQSQVVVKQLVQEVKDYGGVFCFIWHNETLAEAGKWKGWKQVFDYTLEQLK, from the coding sequence ATGCTGATTTACGTTGATGAAATTTCAATTCGATTGATATACACCTTGGATTTTGTGTTCAAGGAACATGGATTGGAATATCAACTAACCAACGATAAAAAGAGGTTTGTAGTATTCGAAGGGATAAAGTTATCTTATTCCAATTTTGACTTTGAAAAGATTCCCTTTTTAGCTCCTGCGACTTTGCTTTTTGAAGAGCGGCCGCGTGTTTTGAAAAAACTAGATAAAGGAAATTGGAATGGAGTTGATTGCTTGACAATTGATTCAATAACAGATCCTTTAGCTGCTGTTTTTTATGTCTTATCTCGTTACGAAGAGTATTTTGTCAAATTCCCGGATGAACATGGTCGTTTTACTGCCAAAGAGAGTATTCAAAGTAAGTTTGACTGGCTACATATTCAAATTGTAGAACGTTGGATAGAATCATTTTTCCAGGTTTATGCGCCAAATTACTTAGAAATTCTTCAGTCAAAAAAAACGTTTCAACCAATTCCAACTTTCGATATTGATAATACGTTTGCTCACAAATGGAAAGAAGGTTGGAGAACTTGGCTTTCTGCTGGAAAAGACTTTTTGAAGAGAAACAAAGAACGAATAGAGGAGCGCAAGCAGGTTCAAAGTGGTCAGAAAAAAGATCCGTTTGATTCTTTTGATGATATTCGAGAAGTTTATCGGAACTTTCCACAAACACGTATTTTTTGGCACGTGGGAGATTATGCAAAATACGATACCAACATATCTTGGAATGATTCACGACATCAAGGACTAATTCAAGAATTGAATGAATTGGGATATATTGGTTTACATCCTAGTTATGCAAGCAATACATCGGATGATAAACTGACCAAGGAAATAGATCGAATCAAGAAAATTACTTCCAAATCTGCTCATGAATCTCGCCAGCATTTTTTGAAACTTAATTTACCCAAAACCTATCACCGAATGATGGAACAGGGATTTGAGAAGGATTACACAATGGGATACGCGGATGATTACGGTTTCCGTGCTGGAACAGCTCATGAACATGCATTTTTCGATTTACTAACGAATCAAGCTTTTCCAGATTACCGAATTGTACCCTTTGCTTACATGGATGGAACTTTGTTGGAATACAAGAAATTAAGTATTGCTCAAAGCCAAGTAGTTGTGAAACAATTGGTTCAAGAAGTGAAAGATTATGGAGGTGTTTTCTGCTTTATTTGGCACAATGAAACGCTTGCGGAAGCAGGAAAGTGGAAGGGCTGGAAACAAGTGTTTGATTATACATTAGAGCAATTAAAATGA
- a CDS encoding GSCFA domain-containing protein, whose protein sequence is MSISTASLIPKNFPKIQHGDSIVQLGSCFSTNMSLWFRRAGFQVLDNPLGVVFHPIPLAKQILMALSKVERSSFVQKEDVFLSYDASSAIYSMDSKGLDELLNQQLRTLKNSLEKARILVITLGSAHGYRLKESGSIVANCHQQPQITFDKELIRAEEMFSEWKSALSVLKELNPTIQVVFTISPVRYVRDGLLENSQSKAELVRLVSLLQQESVHYFPSYELVNDVLRDYCYFEVDGVHPNEQATEFVWDFLKPTLFSEKTNELIEEIIKLRKMEEHRLLYPESKKAEDYRNQLKQKRESFLSQYPVVVW, encoded by the coding sequence ATGAGTATTTCAACAGCGAGCTTAATTCCGAAAAATTTTCCAAAAATTCAACACGGTGATTCGATTGTACAACTAGGTTCGTGTTTTTCCACGAATATGAGTCTGTGGTTCCGCAGGGCTGGATTTCAAGTGTTGGATAATCCTTTGGGAGTTGTTTTTCATCCGATTCCATTGGCTAAACAGATTTTAATGGCATTGAGTAAAGTGGAAAGAAGCTCTTTCGTCCAAAAAGAAGATGTTTTTTTGAGTTATGATGCGAGTAGCGCCATTTATTCGATGGATTCTAAAGGATTGGATGAATTACTCAATCAGCAATTAAGAACATTAAAGAATTCTTTAGAGAAAGCAAGAATTTTGGTTATTACACTCGGTTCTGCTCATGGATATCGCTTGAAAGAATCTGGAAGTATCGTTGCAAATTGTCACCAACAGCCACAAATAACGTTCGATAAGGAATTGATTCGCGCAGAGGAAATGTTCTCTGAGTGGAAATCTGCTCTAAGTGTATTGAAAGAACTGAATCCAACAATCCAAGTTGTTTTTACGATAAGCCCTGTACGCTATGTCCGAGATGGTTTACTAGAAAATTCTCAATCGAAGGCTGAATTAGTTCGATTAGTTTCATTACTCCAGCAAGAATCTGTTCATTATTTTCCATCCTACGAATTGGTTAATGATGTATTGCGGGATTACTGCTATTTCGAAGTGGATGGAGTACATCCCAATGAGCAAGCAACGGAGTTTGTGTGGGATTTCTTGAAACCAACGCTTTTTTCAGAGAAAACAAATGAACTTATCGAGGAAATCATCAAACTTCGAAAAATGGAAGAGCATCGATTGCTTTATCCGGAATCTAAAAAGGCAGAAGACTACCGAAATCAGCTAAAACAAAAAAGGGAAAGTTTCCTTTCCCAATATCCAGTAGTAGTCTGGTAA
- a CDS encoding RNA polymerase sigma factor, producing MKQNWELEDIIEGCKSSDRRAQEQLFKKFYGKMLVVCQRYIRDKDSAQEVLQEGFIKVFEHIKGYDKKGSFEGWMRRIIVNCAIDSIRKSKKDWVLSDNDNDFKYIPEEDEFGEDWEITTLKAEVALEAINKLSPAYKAVFNLYVMEEFTHKEIAQILEISEGTSKSNLAKAKMNLQNYLKQKFIKIAQ from the coding sequence GTGAAACAGAATTGGGAATTAGAAGATATAATTGAAGGTTGTAAGTCGTCCGACAGGAGGGCACAAGAGCAATTATTCAAGAAGTTTTACGGGAAAATGTTGGTTGTTTGTCAACGATATATTCGCGATAAAGATTCAGCCCAAGAAGTTTTACAAGAAGGTTTCATTAAGGTCTTTGAACATATTAAAGGTTACGACAAGAAAGGATCTTTTGAAGGTTGGATGAGACGGATTATTGTGAATTGCGCAATTGATTCGATTCGAAAATCGAAGAAAGATTGGGTGCTGAGCGATAACGACAATGATTTCAAATACATACCCGAAGAAGACGAATTCGGAGAAGATTGGGAAATTACCACGTTAAAAGCAGAAGTTGCATTGGAAGCAATAAACAAGCTTTCACCAGCTTACAAAGCAGTTTTCAACTTGTATGTGATGGAAGAATTTACGCACAAAGAAATTGCGCAAATACTTGAAATCTCGGAGGGAACGTCGAAATCAAATTTAGCAAAAGCCAAAATGAACCTACAAAATTATTTGAAACAAAAATTTATAAAAATCGCTCAATGA
- a CDS encoding malate dehydrogenase, producing the protein MKITVVGAGAVGASCAEYIAMKNFCSEVVLVDIKEGFAEGKAMDLMQTASLNGFDTKITGTTGDYSKTAGSHVAVITSGIPRKPGMTREELIGINAGIVKDVTANLVKNSPEVIIIVVSNPMDTMAYLVHKTSGLPKHKIIGMGGALDSARFKYRLAEALGSPISDVDGMVIAAHSDTGMLPLMSKATRNGVPVTEFLNAEQQNYVTEETKVGGATLTKLLGTSAWYAPGAAVSVMVQSIVCDQKKMIPCSLMLEGEYGQNDICLGVPAIIGKNGVEKIVDITLTAEEQAKFVEAANAVREINGDLKY; encoded by the coding sequence ATGAAAATAACGGTAGTAGGAGCAGGGGCTGTAGGAGCAAGCTGTGCGGAGTATATCGCAATGAAAAACTTCTGTTCAGAAGTAGTATTGGTAGATATTAAAGAAGGATTTGCTGAAGGTAAGGCAATGGATTTAATGCAAACAGCATCTCTTAACGGATTCGATACAAAAATTACTGGAACAACAGGAGATTATAGCAAAACAGCTGGTTCTCATGTAGCAGTAATCACTTCAGGGATTCCTAGAAAACCAGGAATGACACGTGAAGAATTGATTGGAATAAATGCTGGTATTGTGAAAGATGTTACAGCAAACTTGGTGAAAAATTCTCCGGAAGTAATCATTATTGTTGTTTCCAATCCAATGGATACAATGGCGTATTTAGTTCACAAAACTTCAGGTCTTCCGAAACACAAGATTATTGGAATGGGTGGTGCTTTGGATTCTGCACGTTTCAAATATAGATTAGCAGAAGCTTTAGGAAGCCCAATTTCTGATGTGGACGGTATGGTAATCGCAGCACACAGTGATACAGGAATGCTTCCATTAATGAGCAAAGCAACAAGAAATGGTGTTCCTGTAACGGAATTCTTAAATGCAGAGCAACAAAATTATGTTACTGAAGAAACGAAAGTAGGTGGTGCAACTCTTACTAAATTATTAGGAACTTCAGCTTGGTATGCTCCAGGTGCAGCTGTTTCTGTAATGGTTCAATCAATCGTTTGTGATCAGAAGAAAATGATTCCTTGTTCTTTGATGCTGGAAGGTGAATATGGACAAAATGATATCTGTTTGGGTGTTCCAGCCATTATCGGGAAAAACGGAGTTGAAAAGATTGTGGACATTACACTTACTGCAGAAGAGCAAGCGAAGTTTGTTGAAGCAGCGAATGCTGTAAGAGAAATAAACGGAGATTTGAAATACTAA
- a CDS encoding right-handed parallel beta-helix repeat-containing protein codes for MMKLVNLFLGVAILASLLFSNSACKKKNLFGDGNLNFSTDTLIFDTVFTTIGSTTKYFKIYNPQNKALKITDVQLMGGSNSPFKLNLDGLQGTSFSDLEIEKGDSLFCFVEVKLSVNGQNLPLIVEDSVRFRTNGEDQYVKLAVWGQDMYYHYSDFSIPNGLGLNLNEGTWPNDKPHVIFNRAFVDSAKTLNIIEGTKIHLHKGAILWNYKGTLNIDGAYNNKVIIQGDRLEGSYQDVPGQYYGIYLQEARPSIINNAVIKNSIAGIHVDSRDAAFNQNTLTISNTEIFNAASYGLFLFNGPKVYGENVLVHSTGVHSLLVIQGADFTFNQCNFLGYGSGEGSTPAVGISNHYTNSQGTTMVAQIPNANFNNCVIYGSTGEHLAIDTIQTGGLTLNFHFRNSVVLKTDLSNGMFTYCSNGNPLFTNPNSNNFKFTSSASSLSNNANQTYSTAQDISGQGRNSPPDIGVYDIP; via the coding sequence ATGATGAAATTAGTAAATCTATTTTTGGGAGTCGCAATTTTAGCTTCTCTTTTATTCAGTAACTCTGCTTGTAAGAAGAAGAACTTATTTGGAGATGGTAATTTGAATTTTTCAACAGACACCTTGATTTTTGATACCGTTTTCACTACAATCGGCTCTACCACAAAGTATTTTAAGATTTATAATCCACAAAATAAAGCTTTAAAAATTACCGATGTTCAGTTAATGGGTGGTTCCAATTCTCCGTTCAAATTGAATCTAGATGGCTTACAAGGAACTAGTTTTTCTGATTTAGAAATTGAAAAAGGAGACAGTTTATTTTGTTTTGTGGAAGTAAAATTATCTGTAAACGGCCAAAACTTACCTTTAATTGTGGAAGATTCAGTTCGATTTAGAACCAATGGAGAAGACCAATATGTGAAATTAGCCGTTTGGGGACAAGATATGTACTACCATTATTCCGATTTTTCGATTCCCAATGGCCTTGGTCTAAACCTCAATGAAGGCACTTGGCCGAATGACAAACCGCACGTAATTTTCAATAGAGCATTTGTAGATTCTGCCAAAACACTCAATATTATAGAGGGAACAAAAATTCATCTGCACAAAGGCGCAATTCTTTGGAATTACAAAGGAACTTTAAATATTGATGGTGCATACAACAATAAAGTAATCATTCAAGGAGATCGATTGGAAGGTTCCTACCAGGATGTTCCAGGTCAGTATTATGGAATTTATCTGCAGGAAGCGAGACCTTCTATCATTAATAACGCAGTGATCAAAAATTCCATTGCAGGAATTCATGTCGATTCACGTGACGCAGCCTTTAATCAAAATACACTCACCATCTCCAATACCGAAATTTTCAATGCTGCCAGTTATGGCCTATTCTTATTTAATGGTCCAAAAGTATATGGCGAAAACGTATTGGTTCATAGTACGGGAGTTCACTCATTATTAGTGATTCAAGGTGCTGATTTCACTTTCAATCAGTGTAATTTCTTAGGTTATGGTTCAGGCGAAGGAAGTACTCCTGCTGTTGGAATCTCCAATCACTACACCAATTCACAAGGAACAACCATGGTAGCTCAAATTCCAAATGCAAATTTCAATAACTGTGTCATTTACGGAAGCACAGGTGAACACTTGGCAATTGACACAATACAAACTGGAGGATTGACACTCAACTTCCATTTCCGAAATTCAGTAGTTTTAAAAACAGATTTGAGCAATGGGATGTTTACTTATTGCTCGAATGGAAATCCATTGTTTACGAATCCAAATAGCAATAATTTCAAATTCACATCCAGTGCTTCCAGTTTGAGTAACAATGCAAATCAAACCTATTCAACTGCCCAAGATATAAGTGGACAAGGAAGAAATTCACCTCCTGACATTGGGGTTTACGACATCCCGTAA